One region of Enterobacter ludwigii genomic DNA includes:
- a CDS encoding lysophospholipid acyltransferase family protein, with protein sequence MFSLDSVLDDLWPQARPAPWQKSLLKRLFYEDEFQQFAAAHRHLKGLDMVEQVLEHLDILCAVSARDLEQIPEHGPLVIIANHPTGTLDGLALLYAVSRVRRDVKVVTNRMLTHLEPLSSLFIPVDNMGGRTAKTSLVQMEQHLQNAGVLIFFPAGEVSRPTRKGIRDKKWHSGFIKLASKLRAPLLPVHIQAHNSLLFYASTLVSPTLSMLLLMQQMFRRRHSQLPIKIGQQIAWHHWHSATLSSREMAEQCRQHVMRLGKGVPGVFKTQCAIARPEDRATLKRALAQAECLGKTSDGKTIYLWQRNGQEDAPLLRELGRLREIAFRAVEEGSGKRRDTDRYDDDYLHLILWDDEDLEIVGAYRFMPTARQVERRGLEGLYSYSLFHYDNKMQDVLEHGIELGRSFIQPRYWGRRGLDYLWSGIGAYLARYPHYRYLFGPVSISGGLPPAARDLLVAFYRLWFPATHPLAASRQPYPASLPDVLAQFSGVDYVDDLTKLKSLLGNLGCGIPPLYKQYSELCEPGGVQFIDFGSDPTFNDCVDGLVLVDLCYLKANRYQRYIEAHL encoded by the coding sequence ATGTTTAGCCTCGATAGCGTTCTCGACGATCTTTGGCCTCAGGCGAGGCCAGCACCCTGGCAAAAAAGTCTGTTAAAAAGACTGTTTTACGAAGACGAATTCCAGCAATTTGCCGCAGCACACCGCCACCTGAAAGGTCTGGATATGGTGGAGCAAGTTCTGGAGCACCTTGATATTCTCTGCGCCGTTTCCGCCCGCGATCTCGAACAAATCCCCGAACATGGCCCGCTGGTCATTATTGCCAACCACCCGACGGGTACGCTTGACGGGCTGGCGCTGTTGTACGCCGTCTCCAGGGTACGACGCGATGTCAAAGTCGTGACCAACCGGATGCTGACTCACCTTGAGCCCCTCAGTTCGCTGTTTATTCCAGTGGACAATATGGGTGGCAGGACGGCGAAAACGTCCCTGGTCCAGATGGAACAGCATCTGCAAAACGCAGGCGTGTTGATTTTCTTCCCGGCGGGAGAAGTTTCGCGGCCCACGCGTAAGGGTATTCGCGATAAAAAATGGCACTCTGGCTTCATCAAACTCGCCAGTAAACTGCGCGCCCCGCTGCTGCCAGTGCATATTCAGGCGCATAACAGCCTGCTCTTTTATGCCAGCACGCTGGTCTCCCCGACGCTGTCGATGCTGTTGCTGATGCAGCAGATGTTCCGCCGCCGCCATAGCCAGCTGCCGATTAAAATCGGCCAGCAGATCGCCTGGCATCACTGGCATAGCGCCACCCTTTCGTCACGTGAGATGGCCGAGCAGTGTCGTCAGCACGTGATGCGTCTTGGCAAGGGAGTGCCTGGCGTCTTTAAAACCCAGTGCGCTATCGCCCGCCCGGAAGACCGGGCCACCCTGAAACGCGCGCTGGCGCAGGCCGAATGTCTGGGCAAAACCAGCGACGGTAAAACCATCTATCTTTGGCAACGTAACGGTCAGGAAGATGCCCCGCTGTTGCGCGAGCTGGGCCGCCTGCGCGAAATTGCCTTTCGCGCGGTGGAAGAAGGGAGCGGCAAACGCCGGGACACCGACCGTTATGATGATGATTATCTGCATCTGATCCTGTGGGATGATGAGGATCTGGAGATCGTCGGCGCGTATCGCTTTATGCCTACCGCCAGACAGGTTGAGCGTCGCGGTCTGGAAGGGTTGTACAGCTATAGCCTGTTCCACTACGACAACAAAATGCAGGATGTGCTGGAGCACGGTATTGAACTGGGGCGCAGCTTCATTCAGCCACGCTACTGGGGACGTCGTGGTCTGGATTATTTGTGGTCCGGCATTGGGGCGTACCTTGCACGTTATCCGCACTATCGCTACCTGTTTGGCCCGGTCTCCATTTCCGGCGGCTTACCGCCTGCCGCACGGGATTTGCTGGTGGCATTTTACCGTCTCTGGTTCCCGGCGACACATCCATTAGCCGCCTCACGTCAGCCGTATCCGGCATCGCTGCCGGATGTTCTGGCACAGTTTAGCGGCGTGGATTATGTGGATGACCTGACGAAGCTTAAATCGCTGCTCGGAAACCTCGGTTGCGGCATTCCCCCGCTCTACAAACAGTATTCCGAGCTTTGCGAACCCGGCGGCGTGCAGTTTATTGATTTCGGCAGCGACCCGACATTTAACGACTGCGTCGACGGACTGGTGCTGGTGGATTTGTGTTACCTGAAGGCGAACCGCTATCAGCGGTATATTGAGGCGCACCTTTAA
- a CDS encoding helix-turn-helix domain-containing protein → MNVNAKPLSELRRLEQYLKSASTSFKCAPQQLITSGKGSESRTIVVQTGIIEIYRHSDELLVGIATAPFIFGLSAVMINSCQEYKVIAKASCTGFYLPTETTRQLLQQNSLWQDAFGWLSWINYILGKRDMQLVGNNSYHQIRAMLLNMAEWDEALRSKIGVMNHIQQSTRISRSVVAEVLAALRQGNYISMSRGKLVSINRLPTEY, encoded by the coding sequence ATGAACGTTAATGCGAAACCACTTTCTGAATTACGCCGGCTCGAACAGTACTTGAAATCAGCCAGTACCTCTTTTAAATGTGCCCCACAGCAATTAATTACCTCCGGCAAGGGTAGTGAGTCCCGGACGATCGTAGTACAGACCGGTATCATCGAAATCTATCGACATTCGGATGAACTGCTTGTGGGCATCGCGACAGCGCCCTTTATTTTTGGTTTGTCCGCCGTGATGATTAATTCCTGTCAGGAATATAAGGTGATAGCCAAAGCATCCTGCACGGGTTTTTATTTGCCCACTGAAACTACCCGCCAACTGCTGCAACAGAATTCCCTGTGGCAAGACGCTTTCGGTTGGTTATCCTGGATAAATTACATTCTTGGAAAACGCGATATGCAGCTGGTGGGAAATAACTCCTATCACCAGATCCGCGCCATGCTGCTGAATATGGCGGAATGGGATGAAGCGTTGCGTTCAAAAATTGGTGTGATGAATCATATTCAACAAAGTACGCGTATTTCACGCTCGGTTGTTGCAGAGGTTCTCGCAGCCCTACGGCAAGGAAACTATATCAGTATGAGCCGGGGCAAACTGGTTAGTATCAACCGTTTGCCCACGGAATATTAA
- the hemB gene encoding porphobilinogen synthase has protein sequence MTDLIARPRRLRKSPALRAMFEETTLTLNDLVLPIFVEEEIDDYKAIEAMPGVMRIPEKYLAREIERIANAGIRSVMTFGISHHTDATGSDAWKEDGLVARMSRICKETVPEMVVMSDTCFCEYTSHGHCGVLCDHGVDNDATLLNLGKQAVVAAAAGADFIAPSAAMDGQVQAIRQALDAAGFTDTAIMSYSTKFASSFYGPFREAAGTALKGDRKTYQMNPLNRREAIRESLLDEAQGADCLMVKPAGAYLDILRDIRERTELPLGAYQVSGEYAMIKFAALAGAIDEEKVVLESLGAIKRAGADLIFSYFALDLAEKKILR, from the coding sequence ATGACCGATTTAATTGCACGCCCCCGCCGCCTGCGCAAGTCACCTGCACTGCGCGCTATGTTTGAAGAGACAACACTGACCTTAAACGATCTGGTGTTGCCGATTTTTGTCGAAGAAGAGATTGATGACTATAAGGCCATCGAAGCCATGCCTGGCGTGATGCGCATTCCGGAAAAATATCTGGCGCGTGAGATCGAACGCATCGCCAACGCCGGGATCCGCTCGGTAATGACCTTTGGCATCTCCCACCATACCGATGCCACCGGCAGCGACGCGTGGAAAGAAGATGGCCTGGTCGCTCGTATGTCCCGCATCTGCAAAGAGACAGTGCCGGAAATGGTGGTGATGTCTGACACGTGTTTCTGCGAATACACCTCTCATGGCCACTGCGGTGTGCTGTGCGATCACGGCGTGGACAACGATGCCACCCTGCTTAATCTCGGCAAACAAGCGGTCGTCGCTGCCGCTGCCGGTGCGGATTTCATCGCGCCATCCGCCGCGATGGACGGACAGGTTCAGGCGATTCGTCAGGCCCTGGATGCTGCAGGTTTTACTGACACTGCCATCATGTCCTACTCCACCAAATTTGCCTCCTCGTTCTACGGCCCGTTCCGTGAAGCAGCGGGTACAGCGCTGAAAGGCGACCGTAAAACCTATCAGATGAACCCGCTTAACCGCCGGGAAGCGATTCGTGAATCCCTGCTTGATGAAGCCCAGGGCGCAGATTGCCTGATGGTGAAACCGGCCGGTGCTTATCTCGATATCCTGCGCGACATTCGCGAGCGTACCGAGCTGCCACTGGGCGCTTATCAGGTAAGCGGTGAGTACGCGATGATCAAATTCGCCGCCCTGGCAGGTGCGATTGATGAAGAGAAAGTGGTTCTCGAAAGCCTCGGCGCGATCAAACGCGCAGGCGCGGATCTGATCTTCAGCTACTTCGCGCTGGATCTGGCCGAGAAAAAAATCCTCCGCTAA
- a CDS encoding autotransporter outer membrane beta-barrel domain-containing protein, translating into MQTWKKKLVVSQLALACTLAIASQANAKDISGTTYNTFGYDNTASTPWYYGYTDWNDSDVAHDGDIYPVMNKSTVNGVISTYYLDEGVNGRANALSISNSTINGMITSQCMTASCSDGLDTDGTIHSQYDRFSLTVDNSTINDTYEHYAYDVVNGENTETHYLDTYGLGNAITLDVESDIVIQNNSHVAGITLTQGYQERDNTPYDGVEGVANSSKVFTDTLVVKDSVLTSGAYSDLGTSGFYGQTAKPSDYGETNATAADDAALIVSASESDNAMQTSATFDHSTITGDILFSSTFDNNFYPNGDPATDTTEDGIYNPTTNGWDGTDKLDVTLTNGSKWVGAAQSSVEAIGTAQMYGLGYSNVDWSTLSPNSIWPDSTYDSNGHVAGESVYQSGLFNVTLDNGSEWDTRKLSNIDMLTVNNQSQVNVENSGLLADSITLTNTSSLNIGDSGGVATDHLYLDSNSRAALTEETADLYANTITVDNGAELALGLGQVDTHNMVLSDGGVLNVASRDYVLNSDLNNARYITNDKHNADYDYGVVAINSDGHLAVNGDVAGNYKVRIDDATGAGSVADYKNKEIVRVYDNNADTAASFTAANKADLGAYTYQAQQQGDTVVLQQKTLTDYANMALSIPSANTNIWNLQQDTVGTRLTNSRHGLADNGGAWVSYFGGNFDGDNGVISYDQDVSGIMVGLDTQIDGNNAKWIVGGAAGFAKGDISDRSGQVDQDSQTAMIYASAKFMNDLFLDSSLSYTRFNSDLSANMSNGQYVDGNTTNDAVGFGLKLGYDWKPNLSGYVTPYAAVSGLFQSGDDYRLSNDMRMDGQSYDSLRYELGVDAGYTFNYGGDQALTPYFKLAYVYDDADNNADINGDSIDNGVKGSAVRVGLGTQFSFTKNFSAYTDATYLGGGDVDQNWGANLGVKYTW; encoded by the coding sequence ATGCAAACATGGAAAAAGAAACTGGTTGTATCTCAACTTGCATTAGCCTGCACCCTGGCTATCGCTTCTCAGGCCAATGCGAAAGATATTTCCGGTACGACATATAATACTTTTGGATATGATAATACAGCTTCCACTCCCTGGTATTATGGTTATACGGACTGGAATGACTCTGACGTTGCTCACGACGGTGATATTTATCCGGTGATGAATAAATCCACCGTGAATGGTGTTATTTCCACATATTATCTGGATGAGGGTGTTAATGGTCGGGCGAATGCATTGAGCATTTCCAATAGCACTATTAATGGCATGATCACCTCTCAATGTATGACCGCTTCGTGTTCTGATGGCCTGGATACCGACGGTACGATCCATTCGCAGTACGATCGTTTTAGCCTGACCGTCGACAATTCCACTATTAACGACACTTACGAGCACTATGCGTATGACGTTGTTAACGGGGAAAATACGGAAACACATTATCTTGATACTTATGGTCTGGGCAATGCGATTACCCTGGATGTGGAATCGGATATTGTTATCCAGAATAATTCTCACGTTGCCGGTATTACCCTGACGCAGGGTTATCAGGAGCGGGATAATACCCCGTACGACGGCGTTGAAGGCGTGGCTAACAGCAGCAAGGTGTTTACTGACACGCTTGTGGTGAAAGATTCTGTACTGACTTCTGGCGCGTATAGCGATCTGGGTACCAGCGGGTTCTATGGTCAAACCGCGAAGCCGAGCGACTATGGTGAAACCAATGCGACAGCAGCAGATGATGCGGCGCTGATTGTGTCAGCCAGCGAATCTGACAACGCGATGCAGACCTCTGCCACGTTCGATCATTCCACCATCACTGGCGATATTTTATTCTCCAGTACCTTCGACAACAACTTCTACCCGAATGGCGATCCGGCAACCGATACCACCGAGGATGGCATCTATAACCCCACGACTAACGGCTGGGACGGTACCGATAAGCTGGATGTGACTCTCACTAACGGCAGCAAATGGGTGGGCGCGGCACAGTCCAGCGTCGAGGCTATCGGCACGGCTCAAATGTACGGCCTGGGCTATAGCAACGTAGACTGGAGCACGCTGTCCCCCAACAGCATTTGGCCGGACTCCACCTATGACAGCAACGGACACGTTGCGGGAGAATCGGTTTATCAGAGCGGTCTTTTCAACGTTACGCTGGATAACGGTTCTGAGTGGGATACCCGCAAGCTTTCTAACATCGACATGCTGACGGTAAACAACCAGTCGCAGGTCAATGTTGAAAACTCAGGCCTGTTGGCTGATTCCATTACGCTGACCAATACATCCTCGCTGAATATCGGCGATAGCGGTGGTGTGGCCACTGACCATCTGTATCTGGACAGCAATAGCCGCGCGGCACTGACGGAAGAAACGGCCGATCTCTATGCCAACACCATCACCGTGGATAACGGCGCAGAGCTGGCGTTGGGGCTGGGTCAGGTTGATACGCACAATATGGTGCTGAGCGATGGTGGTGTGCTGAACGTTGCCAGCCGTGACTACGTGCTGAACAGCGATCTGAACAACGCGCGCTATATCACCAACGATAAGCACAATGCCGATTATGACTACGGCGTTGTGGCGATTAACTCTGACGGCCATCTGGCGGTGAACGGTGACGTTGCGGGCAACTACAAAGTACGCATCGACGATGCGACCGGTGCAGGTTCCGTAGCCGATTACAAAAACAAAGAGATCGTTCGCGTCTATGACAATAACGCGGATACAGCAGCCAGCTTTACTGCCGCAAACAAAGCCGATTTAGGTGCTTACACCTATCAGGCGCAGCAGCAGGGTGACACCGTTGTCCTCCAGCAGAAAACGCTGACCGACTACGCGAATATGGCGCTGAGCATCCCTTCTGCCAATACCAACATCTGGAACCTGCAGCAGGATACCGTCGGAACGCGTCTGACCAACAGCCGTCACGGGCTGGCGGATAACGGCGGGGCGTGGGTGAGCTACTTCGGTGGCAACTTCGACGGTGACAATGGTGTAATCAGCTACGATCAGGACGTGAGCGGTATTATGGTGGGTCTGGATACCCAGATTGACGGTAATAACGCGAAATGGATCGTCGGCGGAGCGGCAGGTTTTGCGAAGGGAGATATCAGCGATCGTAGCGGTCAGGTCGATCAGGACAGCCAGACGGCGATGATCTACGCGTCGGCGAAGTTCATGAACGATCTGTTCCTCGACAGTTCCCTGAGCTATACCCGCTTCAACAGCGATCTCTCTGCTAACATGAGCAACGGTCAGTATGTTGACGGTAACACCACCAATGACGCAGTGGGTTTTGGGCTGAAACTGGGCTATGACTGGAAGCCAAACCTCTCCGGCTACGTTACGCCATACGCAGCGGTGTCTGGCCTCTTCCAGTCCGGTGATGACTATCGTCTCAGCAATGACATGCGCATGGATGGGCAATCTTACGATAGCCTGCGTTATGAACTCGGTGTCGATGCCGGTTACACCTTCAACTACGGCGGCGATCAGGCTCTGACCCCTTACTTCAAACTGGCCTACGTGTATGATGATGCCGATAACAATGCTGATATTAACGGCGACAGCATTGATAACGGCGTGAAAGGCTCAGCTGTGCGGGTAGGGCTGGGCACCCAGTTCAGCTTCACGAAAAACTTCAGTGCTTACACTGATGCCACTTATCTGGGCGGCGGCGACGTTGACCAGAACTGGGGGGCAAATCTGGGTGTGAAATATACCTGGTAA